TCTGCGTGTTTATCTGTTTTATCACAGCTTCCTGGTCTTCTATCGTGGCTACGCCGACCGGCTTTACCAAATAGCTATGTTCTACATTGGCCAAGTTCAATTCGAACATCTTTTGTCCTTCAAACAGGTTGTTGGTCTTGATGGGCACTTCAATATCCTGTTTGGTCATATAGCGTCCTGCGCCGTCGCTTGCAGGGATAAAGGAGAGGCTTCCCTTTACCGGGCTGTAATGGTCCTTTTGGTTTGCCGTCCCGTCTTTCGTGAAATATTCCACGCGTACCGGCATTGGTGCGCCCTGGTCTGAAGTGGGATAGCCCGTGAGGGTCACGCTGAACAGCGCGGTGATATATCCATCAACAGGTTTATTGATCTTTATATCGGATACATATAACCCGTGGCTTAATTTGACGAGCCTGTTCTTTACCCCTTTAAAGAGAATATCTCCGTTGGAAACAAATATGACCTCTTCGAAGGTGGTCTTACCTTCTTCCGTGGCATGACGGTCGAATAATAACTCGCCTGACGGTGATAACATGCAAAGCCGTCCCGAAAGGCTTTCGGCCAGAAAGATGCCGTTGGATGTGAAATGTACTTCATCGAAGTTCCCGTCCGTGGATTTCTGGTATGTCTGCCGTCCGTCTTTCGACAGGCCGGTGATGGTGCCTCTTCCGGTTGCGTTGTCGAAGCTCGCGATTACCGATTCTCCCGTAACGGCATTGATCCCCATACCGGAAATAGAACCGGAAACGATGTATTTCTGCAGTTCCGTACCGTCGTTACGTAAAAGGGAATAGTAACTTTTGCCGTCGCCACCGTTGCCTCCTACCAATAAGTTGCCGTTGTTTGTCATAAACAGGTGGTCGATCGTGGTATTGGATGAGGAAGGAACGATCTCCTTGTTGAATACGATATCCCCTTCCGGCCGTATCTTGATGACACGCCCACCGCTCACATAGCTGTTCCCGATAAGAAAGAGGAAATCATCCTGGGTTGTGATCATCCTGTTGACCGCAAGCCCTTCTTCGGGGAATTTGGTGACGAAAACCACTTTCCCTTTGCTGTCGAGGCTTGCAACCGAAGAGACCGTGCTTTCGGCGGAGGTGAATACGGCATGCACATATTCGGTCATACTGCCCAGCACTTCAAACCCGATGCACGGGCCGCTCTCTTCAGAAACATATTTATAGATTGACTGGCCTGTCGTATCGACCTTGGTCAGCATCCCCAGACGTACGCCTGCGGCATTTGGTTCATAGCCGCCTAAAATAAGGTTCCCGTCTTTGAGCTGGCCTCCACAAAAGAACTCACTGCCGTTGCTCCCAGCGTACACATCATTCAGGACGGTACCGGTATTGTCTACAATGACCGCTCTTCCGCAGATATTCTTTTCGGTCCTGCGGGATGTCCAATCCTGCGACTGTCCGATAATAAGCAATTTATTGTCGCCGATATGGTAAACATTGTTTACGATGGTAAACCTTTTGGGAAGCGCCTGGGAAAATAAAACCTCACCGTCTCTCTTCACCCATGTGACGGTCGTTTGCCGGTCGCTGTTCCCGACAAGCGCTACTTCCCCCTGCGAAACAGGACAGGTATGTTGATACTCCATATCATTGCCGTACGTTCTGTCGTAAACAATCGGCATGTATTGCGCCCGGGCATTTCCGCAGAGAAACAGAAACAGGATTGCCGAAAACGCTACTCTGATCACATTCTTTTTGTAGTTCATCGCTTTTTTCTTTTTATTTGATTGTTGCTATTATATCTACACGTCTTGCTTCTTTGGTCAGCCACACCGGTTTTTTCAATGCGATTGACAGAGGGATATTATCGAAAGTTTCCCCCTCTTCTTTCTTTAAATCGTCCAACAGGGGTATCATGCCTTTTCCTACAGTCTTCAGGTCGACATTGATCCCGGCTGAATTCAGGTAAGCGGCGACTGTGTTTGCCCTTTTTTCCGACAATTCCACATTGTATTTCTCTTCCCCGAACTCATCGGCATACCCTTCCATTAGAAGAGAGTCTATACGGCTGGTGTCCACATGGGCAATCCAGTCGTTGAGTTGTACCAGCGCCCTGTTGTTCAGTTCAAAAGAGTCAAAATCGAAGAACAGGCTTAGCGCAAGCTCTGAAATGGTATGCCTGGGCAATACCTCCACGCGGGGAGCGGCCGAAGGCAGGTTGTTGGTCGGGAGATTGATCAGATTGCTTAAAATCAACTTACTATCCGACATTGCGGACGATGAGGTTGAGGTCCCGAAATTGATGTTCCGCTCAAAATAATAGATGTCATCTTTGTTCGCAGGATTGCGATCTGAAATAATATAACCGCTGTTTTCATCGATCCTGAGCATGTTGAAATCGTTGAAAACCGTATTGACCGGATAGCTGAAATGCATTAAACTGCCTACGGTAACCTTTCCGTCCATATATTCTATGGCGTAGAGGTCATATCCTCCGAATCCGGTGTGGCCGTTAGAGGCGAAAATGAGTGAATTCTCAAAAAATGAGGGTGTAATTTCATCTCCTGCGGTATTCACGTGGGCTCCCAGGTTTACCGGCAATCCCCAGTCGTTTTTTTCTTCATCCCAGTGGATAACGTAAATGTCGTATCCTCCGTATCCTCCCGGCATATCGGAGGCGAACAGGAACGATTGGTCGTTATTGAACAGGAACGGGTGCGAATAAGAATGTTTTTCGCCGCCGGGGAAGAGTTCCGTAAACGATGACCATCCCTTGCGCCTGGTATTGTAGCGTGAGGAATAGAGTTTTGTCTGAAAGGTGTTAATTCCCTCATCGGTGATAGCGATACTTCCCCCTTTTTCGTAACGAACGCCGGTGATGATCATGCTCGCCAGGTCGTTCGACAGAGAAAGCGCGCCGTTTTGCATGGCCTGGGGGATCCTGTCCAACAGTGAGTTTTCACCTCTTTTCCCTGTTTCCGGACCGCCTGACGCTTTGGAGCCCAACGGGAAATACCGGGTGCGATGGTAAAACTTTTTGTGGGGATCATGGAAGCGGCTGTTGCTGGTCGCATAGAAATATTCGCCATTCACTTCGCCGACCCAGAATTCGGAGTTGGCCGTATTTATTTCTTCCAGCGCTTCCACATTGAATTCGGGTGCGCCGATAGGCAGGAATCCTTCTTCGTAATCGAACGCATGTAAAATATTCTGGAAACGCCGGTCGGAATGATACGCGTCGCGATAAGCGTATTTCCTGGCTACTCCGATCGCTTTCATTTTTTGTCCGGAAAAGCGCAAGGCATCCAGATAATTGCATACATCGGACGTGTCGAACAGATCGTCGTTTAATGCCATGGCGGCATCGTAGTGAGGTATTGCCGATACATACTCGAGCAGGGTCAGGTATAGGCGGGCCGTTTTCAGGTGCAATTTTGCCGAATAGTCCGGGCTCAGTATATTGTCTTTGAATGCCGTCTCATAGATCTGCATGGCTTTGTCGAAATCCTGCCGGGCGAATCCGCGGTCGGCTTTGGCTTCAATGCCACGGGCTCTCCGGTCTCCCTCTGCCGCCATTCTTTCGTCCTGCGACAGAACCTTGGCGGTGAAAATGACCATAAGGAGGACCACTAAGACAGCGTTACTGACGGATATTGTTCTATAATAGTTAGACATACGGCTTCTTTACTTAAAAATATTATAAATAATATGTACTCCGGCCTTGGTAGGGCCGACGTAGCCTCTTGTCTTTTTTATTTCAAGGGGAAAATTGGCGTATTCACCACCCAATTGGTACTTATCATATTGAAGATGCGCGTAACCCGCTCCTATGTTCACATCGAGCCTGAACCGGGCGGACAGGTAGAACTTGTATCCGCAGGTAATCCCGCTCGATACGCCCCATCCCTTATGGCGGTAGTTGGTTTTGCTTTCATCCTTTCTTTTCAACCCAATATTGAAATTGCCCGCCATAGCATAAGGACCGACATAAAATCCATCCCACAGGTCGTTCGTATAGTAATACCTGGGATTGATGTAATACCTGAAATCGACGCTTCCTATCAATGCCCGGAAAACTTCTTCGTTTTTCTTGAACATGTAAGGAGCCCATAAGACGTCGGCATTGACGGTCATTTGCCGTCCTACCGACCACTCAAAGCCTATATTGGGATTACCTGTCAGGGTGAGCGGGATGTTGGTTTTGATGGCTTGCGCACGGATAGTTTGACCGGCTAAAACCGGAAGAAGAAAAAGCCCCGATAATATAGCGTATCGTAAAAAATGTTTCATCTCCAAGTATATGTTTATTTAGTTATTTGTTGTTTAAATCCCCATGCCTCCATCGCCATGCTCTATTCCAGGATCCCATTGTTCGGGACCGTCTATTTCCAATACCACGGTGCTGACTCCGTCAGTTCCTATATATATAGTTTGATTCATGTGGAGTGTTTCCGAAACGCCTAAGGGGAACGCATGTATAGAATTCCCGTCGTGGTCGATGAAATCCATCCACAGAGTGATGCTACTGCCTTCCTCTTCATCGTTCAGCGAGGGAAAAAAGTAGCCGTCTATGCCGAAATCATATCTTTCCAGATATCCTTCCAGCGGATTTTCGTAGGGGATGCATTCCATCATCACTTTATCCGACGGGGTATATCTGCCCGAACGCGTATGGATCGAATCGGTCAATAAGGCAAGGTTCTGGTAGGTGCCTACTCCGGTCGCTTCGATCTTTATGCTGCTTATAT
This window of the Proteiniphilum saccharofermentans genome carries:
- a CDS encoding Calx-beta domain-containing protein gives rise to the protein MNYKKNVIRVAFSAILFLFLCGNARAQYMPIVYDRTYGNDMEYQHTCPVSQGEVALVGNSDRQTTVTWVKRDGEVLFSQALPKRFTIVNNVYHIGDNKLLIIGQSQDWTSRRTEKNICGRAVIVDNTGTVLNDVYAGSNGSEFFCGGQLKDGNLILGGYEPNAAGVRLGMLTKVDTTGQSIYKYVSEESGPCIGFEVLGSMTEYVHAVFTSAESTVSSVASLDSKGKVVFVTKFPEEGLAVNRMITTQDDFLFLIGNSYVSGGRVIKIRPEGDIVFNKEIVPSSSNTTIDHLFMTNNGNLLVGGNGGDGKSYYSLLRNDGTELQKYIVSGSISGMGINAVTGESVIASFDNATGRGTITGLSKDGRQTYQKSTDGNFDEVHFTSNGIFLAESLSGRLCMLSPSGELLFDRHATEEGKTTFEEVIFVSNGDILFKGVKNRLVKLSHGLYVSDIKINKPVDGYITALFSVTLTGYPTSDQGAPMPVRVEYFTKDGTANQKDHYSPVKGSLSFIPASDGAGRYMTKQDIEVPIKTNNLFEGQKMFELNLANVEHSYLVKPVGVATIEDQEAVIKQINTQNGLEGQKDVVYELGIFKTNGQKLINATGSDIIIEGNYGKGTADKLDFDMGVAPRLVIGKGASSGSFHVNTLIDTRYELPKSVVVDFNNILTINNVTIGFEGTVLSCRGMIIDQPATIGITSLGDHGRMNNIVSGFFKLALLRASDGHPLTNTTGGDIGIACSILPQTTAGEGKDFVLTNMHNLRVLGDGNRSAINLDGIVLFNQESSGVKKIVIGIDSITKPDNAPDIIVAPKMASAEFSIIE
- a CDS encoding OmpA family protein is translated as MSNYYRTISVSNAVLVVLLMVIFTAKVLSQDERMAAEGDRRARGIEAKADRGFARQDFDKAMQIYETAFKDNILSPDYSAKLHLKTARLYLTLLEYVSAIPHYDAAMALNDDLFDTSDVCNYLDALRFSGQKMKAIGVARKYAYRDAYHSDRRFQNILHAFDYEEGFLPIGAPEFNVEALEEINTANSEFWVGEVNGEYFYATSNSRFHDPHKKFYHRTRYFPLGSKASGGPETGKRGENSLLDRIPQAMQNGALSLSNDLASMIITGVRYEKGGSIAITDEGINTFQTKLYSSRYNTRRKGWSSFTELFPGGEKHSYSHPFLFNNDQSFLFASDMPGGYGGYDIYVIHWDEEKNDWGLPVNLGAHVNTAGDEITPSFFENSLIFASNGHTGFGGYDLYAIEYMDGKVTVGSLMHFSYPVNTVFNDFNMLRIDENSGYIISDRNPANKDDIYYFERNINFGTSTSSSAMSDSKLILSNLINLPTNNLPSAAPRVEVLPRHTISELALSLFFDFDSFELNNRALVQLNDWIAHVDTSRIDSLLMEGYADEFGEEKYNVELSEKRANTVAAYLNSAGINVDLKTVGKGMIPLLDDLKKEEGETFDNIPLSIALKKPVWLTKEARRVDIIATIK
- a CDS encoding DUF3575 domain-containing protein, whose amino-acid sequence is MKHFLRYAILSGLFLLPVLAGQTIRAQAIKTNIPLTLTGNPNIGFEWSVGRQMTVNADVLWAPYMFKKNEEVFRALIGSVDFRYYINPRYYYTNDLWDGFYVGPYAMAGNFNIGLKRKDESKTNYRHKGWGVSSGITCGYKFYLSARFRLDVNIGAGYAHLQYDKYQLGGEYANFPLEIKKTRGYVGPTKAGVHIIYNIFK